Proteins from one Oscillatoria nigro-viridis PCC 7112 genomic window:
- a CDS encoding arylamine N-acetyltransferase family protein, with product MQLQQRLTEIDLDAYFQRIGYSGDCSPRLTTLQAIHQRHSETIAFENLNSLLKQPVKLDLASLQQKLINQGRGGYCFEQNSLLRAVLLALGFQVTNLAARVLWNLPSGTIAPRSHMVLGVNIDGEPYIADAGFGGLTLTAPLALTPDIEQPTSHEPFRLSAADRSYIMQAYIKHEWKSLYRFDLQEQELPDYEVSNWYVSTHPNSIFVTNLMVAKPDSNCRYALWNNQLTVHYLDGRTEHRVLSTVAEFRATLESVFCLNLGAIAEIDRMLQQLIERSRAMT from the coding sequence ATGCAATTACAACAACGACTGACTGAGATCGACCTTGATGCCTATTTTCAACGAATTGGCTATAGCGGTGACTGCTCGCCTAGGCTGACAACGTTACAGGCAATTCATCAGCGACATTCCGAAACGATCGCCTTTGAAAACCTCAATTCGCTCCTGAAACAACCTGTGAAGCTGGATTTAGCATCCTTGCAACAAAAACTCATCAACCAGGGACGGGGCGGCTATTGTTTTGAGCAAAACTCACTGTTGCGGGCTGTTTTGCTTGCTCTTGGCTTTCAGGTAACGAATCTAGCAGCTCGCGTGCTGTGGAATTTGCCGTCCGGGACGATCGCACCTCGCAGTCATATGGTGCTGGGGGTCAATATTGATGGAGAGCCATACATTGCAGATGCGGGATTCGGAGGATTAACGCTTACCGCGCCGCTTGCTTTGACACCGGATATTGAACAACCTACCTCCCACGAACCATTTCGATTGAGCGCAGCGGATCGCAGCTACATTATGCAAGCATATATCAAGCATGAGTGGAAATCCCTTTACAGATTCGATCTTCAGGAACAAGAATTACCAGATTATGAGGTGAGTAATTGGTACGTTTCAACTCATCCCAACTCGATTTTTGTTACTAATTTGATGGTGGCAAAACCAGATTCAAATTGTCGTTATGCCTTGTGGAATAATCAGCTTACGGTGCATTATTTGGATGGTCGAACAGAACATCGTGTCCTTTCAACGGTTGCAGAGTTCCGCGCTACCCTTGAGAGTGTTTTTTGTCTCAACCTGGGAGCGATCGCCGAGATCGATCGGATGTTACAGCAATTGATTGAGCGGTCGCGTGCGATGACCTAA
- a CDS encoding tyrosine-type recombinase/integrase has translation MLGIRSPIFRSRKATNGSRLHRVSVTHLVKEAAKRAGISEKTSAHWLRHCHASHALNRGAPIHLLSQTLGHASVATTSKYLHAKPNDSSGL, from the coding sequence GTGCTGGGAATTCGCTCGCCGATTTTTAGGAGTCGGAAAGCTACCAACGGTAGCCGCTTGCACAGGGTTTCGGTGACGCACTTGGTCAAGGAAGCTGCTAAACGCGCGGGAATTTCTGAGAAAACTAGCGCTCACTGGCTGCGTCACTGCCATGCGAGCCATGCGCTCAACAGGGGAGCGCCCATCCACTTGCTGAGTCAAACTTTGGGTCATGCGTCAGTTGCCACGACTTCTAAATATTTACACGCCAAACCAAATGATTCCAGCGGTCTGTAA
- a CDS encoding class I SAM-dependent methyltransferase, translated as MTQKQWYESLFENYGQKYDSEIFTQGTIGECDFIEQELEFNKSLKILDVGCGTGRHTIELTKRGYSVTGIDLSPSQIKRARDKAKTEKLMIDFQQQDARNLTFNHEFDVVIMLCEGGFSLMETDEMNFEILKNVTRSLKTNAKLIFTTLNGLFPLYHSVEQFYESKTEAGNSTCKSNSFDLMTFREHNITEFEDDLGNKKSLACNERCYVPSEITWLLKTLGYSRIDIYGAKLGAFSRNDKLTTEDFEMLVIAEK; from the coding sequence ATGACTCAAAAACAATGGTACGAATCCCTATTCGAGAATTACGGACAGAAATATGATTCTGAGATTTTTACACAAGGGACAATTGGTGAGTGTGATTTCATAGAACAAGAACTAGAATTTAATAAGTCCTTAAAAATATTGGACGTGGGCTGCGGTACAGGAAGACATACAATTGAACTGACAAAGCGGGGATATTCTGTTACTGGAATTGATTTATCCCCATCCCAGATAAAAAGGGCAAGGGATAAAGCAAAAACTGAAAAATTGATGATTGATTTTCAGCAGCAGGATGCCAGAAATTTGACATTTAATCATGAATTTGATGTAGTGATAATGCTTTGCGAAGGAGGATTTTCGCTCATGGAAACTGATGAAATGAACTTTGAAATCTTGAAAAATGTCACCCGCTCGTTGAAGACGAATGCTAAACTTATATTCACAACTTTAAATGGATTGTTCCCATTATATCATTCGGTTGAGCAATTCTATGAATCAAAAACAGAAGCCGGAAATTCTACCTGCAAAAGCAATAGTTTTGACTTGATGACATTCCGAGAGCACAACATAACGGAATTTGAAGATGACCTGGGAAACAAGAAATCTCTTGCCTGTAATGAAAGGTGTTATGTGCCGAGCGAAATTACCTGGTTACTTAAAACTCTCGGTTACAGCAGGATAGATATTTATGGTGCCAAACTGGGTGCATTTTCTAGGAATGACAAATTAACAACTGAAGATTTTGAGATGCTTGTTATTGCTGAAAAATAA
- a CDS encoding tyrosine-type recombinase/integrase, translating to MFSPRRASSAPPRLSAFVNTKGKLVTRTIPIIQELRLLLETYSHPNHQYLFPSRHLNHRRKHMNPEAASQLFQKACEKVGITGASTHSLRRTALTSDEQRGDSIADRSRNQRSQQRQNNCTATKEVPARTSQKSDLFTFYAF from the coding sequence ATGTTTTCACCCCGGCGGGCGTCGTCCGCTCCTCCACGATTATCCGCTTTCGTCAACACCAAAGGCAAGCTCGTCACCCGCACCATCCCGATCATTCAAGAGTTGAGGCTGCTGTTGGAAACCTACTCGCATCCCAATCACCAGTACCTGTTCCCCAGCCGCCACCTAAACCACCGCAGGAAGCACATGAATCCAGAAGCCGCCTCTCAATTGTTCCAGAAAGCTTGCGAGAAAGTTGGCATCACCGGCGCTTCCACCCACAGCCTGCGGAGAACGGCCCTCACGAGCGATGAGCAACGCGGGGATTCCATTGCGGATCGTTCAAGAAATCAGCGGTCACAGCAACGCCAGAATAATTGTACCGCTACAAAAGAAGTGCCGGCCAGAACAAGTCAGAAGAGCGATCTCTTCACTTTCTATGCTTTCTAA